A window of Candidatus Atribacteria bacterium contains these coding sequences:
- a CDS encoding DeoR/GlpR transcriptional regulator: MGKAERLEKMLDLIQNSNFISPVQLAEKMNVSLVTIRRDLKKLADQRSIIKEYNTIKIARDYDKRFHERLNTNLEQKRIIAELAKRFVQPGDTIFLDTSTTCYEFARTLALSSHNLHIITNNIYMAVELMSIYKIDLVLVGGNIRHGYFSTIGPLAEQMLSNIKVTKFFFSCTMLDTRGIYESNVMEGNIKVKMFENSRLHYLLVDSSKFDKASIFRTTGIENVDSIITDKPLAKEYLDKLKDRKAEVITPKND; encoded by the coding sequence ATGGGCAAGGCAGAACGTCTCGAAAAAATGTTAGATTTAATCCAAAATAGTAATTTTATCTCCCCGGTGCAGCTTGCTGAAAAAATGAATGTATCGCTGGTAACTATTAGAAGAGATCTTAAAAAATTAGCTGATCAAAGATCTATAATAAAGGAATACAACACCATTAAAATAGCTCGAGATTACGATAAAAGATTTCATGAAAGGCTTAATACTAATCTCGAACAAAAAAGAATAATAGCAGAATTAGCTAAAAGATTTGTGCAGCCAGGAGATACTATTTTTTTAGATACCAGCACAACTTGCTACGAGTTTGCTCGTACCTTGGCACTCTCCTCTCATAATCTACATATTATCACCAATAATATTTACATGGCAGTTGAATTAATGAGTATTTATAAGATAGATTTGGTTCTTGTGGGAGGGAATATAAGACATGGATACTTCTCAACGATCGGTCCACTCGCAGAACAAATGTTGTCAAATATAAAAGTTACTAAATTCTTCTTCTCCTGCACAATGTTAGATACCCGAGGTATTTATGAATCTAATGTCATGGAAGGGAACATTAAAGTAAAGATGTTCGAAAATTCCAGGCTTCATTATCTTTTAGTAGATTCCAGTAAATTTGACAAGGCATCAATCTTTCGCACCACCGGCATTGAAAATGTAGACTCAATAATTACAGATAAACCTTTGGCAAAAGAATACCTTGATAAATTAAAAGATAGAAAAGCGGAAGTTATTACTCCGAAAAATGATTAA